The Natrinema sp. DC36 genome includes the window TTCCTCGCAGTCGGGTTCGCCACCGGCCTCGAGCGACCGATCCGACTCGAGGTCACGCCGGGCGACGAGCGGTCGGACTGGCTGGTTACCTGCCGGTGGGACGATGATGATGATGATGATGCTGATACTGATGAGGCAAGTGTGGGTACAGACAGCAACTCGTGAAGAGACTGCGCACGACGAGGACGGTGGTGGCGATAAGCGAACTGAACCGGGAGCGGCGTGAGCGGTGTCGGTACTGCTCCGGCCGAGCATCGGTCGACATCGCGAACGCACCAGAAAAGTGAGGTGGATGCCCCGTCCTCAAGGTGCGAGCGGGTTCTCGGCCCCAAGCGAAGTAGGGTGGGGTAGTTTATTCGAAGGGATTGTTGCCGCCATCACCTGCTGCGAGCGAGTCGAACGCTTCGTTCGTCTCAGCACCCGGCGGCTCGATCGTATCGACGATCTCCGCGACGACATCCGCGGAATCGATGTCGCTGAGGTCGGCATCGGTACTCAGCACGAGCCGATGGCGCAACACCGCCACCGCCATCGACTTGATGTCGTCCGGAATCGCGTACTCGCGGCCGTTGATCGCGGCTCGTGCCTTCGAACCGTTGAGAAACGCCAGCGTTGCACGCGGTGAGGCACCGTGGGAGACGTCGGCGTGCTCGCGCGTCGCCGCGACGAGGTCGAGCACGTACTCCTTGACCGGTGGCGCGACGTGGACCGCCTGGACGGTTCGCCGCGCGTCGACGAGCGCCTGCGGATCGATGACCTGCTCGACGTCATCGGGCCCGAGATCCGGGGCATCGTCGAATCGGTCGAGGAGTTCGCGTTCGTCCGTTCGGTCCGGTAGCTCCAGTGTCAGTTTGAACTGAAAACGATCGCGCTGGGCCTCCGGGAGCTGGTACACTCCTTCGGTTTCGATCGGGTTCTGCGTCGCGACGACCATAAACGGGTCGGGCAGCGAGAGCGTTTCACCCTCGATCGTCACGCGACGCTCTTCCATCGCCTCGAGCAACGCGCTCTGGGTCTTCGGCGTCGCGCGGTTGATCTCGTCGGCGACCGCGAGGTTCGCGAAGACGGGACCGCGCTGGAGTTCGAACGTCCCCGCGCCCTGCCGGTAGATGTGCGTTCCCGTGATGTCGGCCGGGAGAGTGTCGGGCGTCATCTGGATCCGGTTATAGTCGAGGCCGGTCGTCCGCGCGAAGAGATTCGCGAGCGTCGTCTTGGCGATACCGGGGACCCCCTCGAGCAGGAGGTGCCCACGGGTCAAGAGCGCGATCGTCAGGTACTCGACGGCCTCGTCGTTGCCGATGAGAACGCGGTCGATCTCACTGTGTAGCGACTCGTAGATAGCTTCGGGATCACCGCTCGTCCCGTCGGCCGGATCCGTGGTACCGGTCATTCGTCGGTCTCCTCTTCCGAACGGGGATGGTTAAACGCTGTTATCATTCGCTGGATCTGGTCCTCGTCCCAGTCGGGATAGCGTCTGCGAAGGAACGCTGCGCGCTCGGCGTCCGAGAGTCTCGGGACACCCTGTCCGCTGTGGCGACTCTCGGCCGGTCGGTATCGCGCGGGAAGACGGGTCTGTGCGGCCTCGAGACCGGATCGAACGCTGACCCGCGAGAGTATCGCAACGAGCCCGATTCCGATGGTCCCGACGAGCAACTGGAGCAACGGCGAGTCACGAATCGTCAGCACCGCACCGGTCAGTGGGGGAACATCGGCACCGTGTGAGCGGTCGAAGACGACGTGATCGGCGTCGGCGTACAGCCCGCGTACGAACGGGGCATTATCCGGCTCGTCGTACATCGCGTTAATCGTGATACTGGGGTCGCCGACGACGACGACCTGCCCCTCGCTGACGTTCTCCACCGTCGCGACCGGATAGGATTGGAGTTCGTCCTGGTCGTCAAGCTCGTCTTCCTCGGGCCCGAGGTACGCGAAGTCACTCGTCGCGACCAGCACCGTCGCGTTTCCGGGTTCGATTGCCGTCCCGTAGTTGAGCGTCAGCCGGTCGACACCGGTCGTCAGCGTGTGGTTCTCGACGCCCGTCGCGACCGGCATCGTCGGCCCGCGGAAGTGATGGCGTTCGTCCCGCAGGAGCTGCCCGTTTGCCCGCGCCTCGGCGCCGACATCGGAGAGAAGGGCGTTCCCGTGGGTACCGAAGTTCTCGAGGACGACCAGCGTCCCGCCCTCGGCGACGAACTCTCGAACGCGTTCGGCGTCGTCCCCTGTATAGGGTTCGTCCGGCGCGATGACGAACGCGACCGTCTCGTTGGCCGGGAGATCCGTGTACTCGGCGGTGTCTCGCAGGAGCTCGCTCTCGACGGCCGGATCGTCTGCAGCGTCCTGCCGGAGCTCGGACGTCCCGTCCCAGGACGGGTTATAGAGCCCGAAGGATGACGATGACGTCGCGGCCACGGTTCCCAGCGCGACGAGCACGGTCACGACGAGCGCGAGTAACAACACTCGCGGCCAGTCGACTCCACCACCGTCGCCGAGGACGCCCTCGTACCAGCTCATTGAGTCACCTCCGAGACTCGAGCCGACGGTCGATCCGGGGAGCGCCCCACGCCGCGGTTCATACGGGAACCACCTCCGATGGGAGAATTTCGAGGATCCGTCTAACGACGATGACCGCGAACCCGACGAGACCGAGTAGAATGAGCCACCGAAGCCGGCGTCGCCACGTCGGCGTGACGTTGAACGGGGCCGTCAGCTCCGTGACGATCAGAAAGCCGATGAGCGAGCAGACGAAAACCAGCTCGTAGGAGAGCGCGTTCAGCAGCGCGAGGACGAGGACCGTCGCGACCATCCACGCGACGTTCCCGCGGACGAACTGCATCCGGCGCTGGGTCGCCATTACTCCAACGGGCAACGTCGGGATACCTAAACGTAGCGCACTTTGCACGGCAGCGGTGACGATCACTGTAAGGAGGGTCCTTGCCCTTCAGCCGGTCTCATTCCGGCGTCGTGACTGTCGCGGAGTGAACCCACCCGCGAACGTCACACCTTTTGCGACGACCCCTGAAGGCCGAGGCGATGTGGCCCTGGGGACACCTCGCCGTCGCGTATCTGGTATACACCGTCTACAGTCACCGACGCGATGGCCGTCCACCGCGAGCGCTTCCCGTGATCGCGCTCGCCGTCTGGTATCGTGACGGAACACCCGGTCTCGGCACCGTTTGGCGCGGCCTCGAGCGGGCAGTCGAGACCGCATCGTGACCGGAGCGTAGCCCAAAGTCGGCCCAACCTGAATCCGCAGACAGATTACCAGTAACTAACCCTTTCGACTCAGTAACCGCGGGACAGCGGGTCGCGCGGCCGCTGGAGACCGTCCGACGGATCGCCGGATGGTCACTGTTGTCGGTATGAAACCGCATGTAGAACGCAGTAGGTAACTCAAAACAATCATCGGCCGACGATATCACTCCGACGAGCCAGAAGTATGGCACACGATTCACCGGCCGGTACGGACGACGCCGCTCGAGCGCGGGCGATCGGCGAGGAACTCGCTCGAACGACCGCCGAGCCGCCGGTCACCGTCCGCTGTGAGGGAGTCACCCACCGGTACGGCGATGACTCGTCCGGACTCCGGAGCGCGTCGTCGCGATCCGTAACCGCGCTCCGGGACGTGTCGTTCGAGGCCCGCGCCGGCGAGGTAGTCGGCCTCGTCGGACCGAGCGGCAGCGGCAAGTCGACGGTACTTCACGTCGTCGGGGGCCTGCTCGAGCCGAGCGAGGGGACCGTCACCGTCCTCGAGACGGATCTGACGGCGCTCTCTGCGGCCGAGCGGACGAGACTGCGCCGCGATCACGTCGGCTTCGTCTTCCAGCAGTTCCACCTGCTGCCGTCGCTGTCGGCGCGGGAGAACGTCGCGCTCCCGCTGATCGAACGCGGCGTCGGACGACGCGAGCGCCAGCGGCGGGCGGCTGCGTTACTCGAGCGGGTCGGTCTCGGCGACCGCACGACGCACAAGCCGGGCGAACTCAGCGGCGGGGAGCAACAGCGCGTCGCGATCGCGCGGGCGCTGGTGACCGATCCGGAGATCGTCCTCGCCGACGAGCCGACCGGCGAGCTCGACACCGAAACCGGCGCGCGCGTCCTCGACCTGCTCGTCGACGTCGCGGACGATCGGACGGTGCTTGTAGCGACCCACGACGAGCGGGCGATCGAGGTGACGGACCGCGTGCTCCGGCTGCTCGACGGGGTGGTGACGACCGATGCGGGATGAGAGGGTGAGACGAGATGGCTGACCGGACTTCGGACCGGAACGGAGGAGCCCCTCGAGGCCGCCGGCTTCGGCGGTGGCTCGGGCTCGGCCGGCTCTCGCTCGGCCGACTGGTGTCGCAGCTGCGGCGACTGCCGAGACAGACCGCCGTGACGGTCTCCCTCGTCGCGCTCACGATCGCCCTGCTGGTGGTCGTGACCGGGATCGCCACCGGTCTCGCGGCCGATCCGACGGCCGACGACGAGGCCGATATCCGCGTCGTTCCCGAGGGGGGCGGAACGCTCTCGTCCGTCGTCGACGTCGAGAGCGCGCGGCTCGGCGACGTCCACGAGACCGCGGCGGCGATCGAGCGCCGCGACGACGTCACGTACGCGACGCCGGTCCTCACGGAGGCCGTCAGGGTTCGAACAGCGGGGAGCGACGAACCCGAAACCGTGCTCGCGATGGGTGTCGTTCCGCCGGATGAACCGACCGAAATCGAGGGCGTCTCGACCGCCTCGCTCGAGCCGGGGGACCCCCACTACGCGAACGGCACCTACGATGGGCCGCGGACGGGCGAAATCGTGCTAACGGACGCCGCGGCGGACGGGATCGACGCGTCGGCGGGAGACGATCTCGAGGTGCGGGGTTCGATGCTCGAAGCGGCGAACCGGTCCGGGGAGGACGATCGGTCTCCGACGCACACCGTGACGGCCGTCGAGGACGTGGCGGCCACTGATTTGAGCGGCGAGCTTCCGCTCGTCGTGCTCCACCTGAGCGAGCTCCAGTCGATGACCGGCGCCGACGACGCCGATCTCGCCGATCAGGTACTCGTCGAGACCGAGGCGGGGACATCGACGGCGGCCGCCGAGTCAGCAGCCGAAGACGCGTATCCGAACGCGACGATCCAGTCCGGGGACGACGGCGGGTTCGCGTCGATCCGGGGCGACGAGTTCGCGCTCGCGACGAGCCTCGTCGCCCTCGTCGTCGCAGTCGTGATTTGCTCGCTATTCGTGGCGACCTCGTCGGCGCTGACGATCGACCGGGACCGGCAGGCCATCGCAGTGCTCGCGGCGGTCGGATTCTCGGTTCGCTCGCGCCTGGCCATCGTCGCGCTGACGACGCTGAGTCTGACGCTGGTCGGAGCGGTCGCCGGCGTCGTCCTCGGCCTGGCCGGTATCTCGCTCACGAACTACGTGGCGACGGCGACCGTCGCACCGGGTCCGATCGCGACGTCCCGGCCGGCGTTCGCCCCGTACGCCATTGGGGTCGCGCTGATCGCCGGCATCCTCGCGCTCCCGTACCCGCTGTATCTCGTCGCTCGAACGAACGTCGTCGCCGAACTGGGTCGATAACATGGGTCGACGACTCACCAAAGGGCGCGCGATCGCAGGGCTCGCGGTCAGTCAGGTGCGCCACGAGCGCGGCCGGACCGTCCTCGTCGTCCTCGCGATCGCGCTGGCCGTCCTCGCCGTCACGCTACTGGCGAGTCTCGGGCTCGGGGTCCTACAGACCGGCGAGGAACGGTTCGACCGGGCCGGACAGGACGTCTGGATCTCGGGGGAAAGCGTCGAACTGACGGCGACCGGCGGTCTCGAGAACCCGATCACGGACTCCCATCGGATCGCCGACGACCTCGAGCGGCGCGACGACGTCGAGAGCGCCTCGCCGCTCGCCTTCCACGCGATCTACGTCGGGACGGAGCCGGACGACCTCGAGCTCGTGACGGGGGTCGGCGTCCCGGGAACACAGGACGCCCGCACCGACACCGGCGACGGCTTCTCGGCGGGCGACGCCCACTACGCCGACGGGAGTTACGACGGGCCGATGAGTCGGGAAATCGTCATCGACCCGCAGACGGCAGAGACGTTCGATATCGGCGTCGGCGACGAGATCCACGTCGGGACGAGCCGGGAGACCGCCGCGGAACGGGAGTTCGAGGTCGTCGGGATCTCTTCGACGTACTCGTCGTTTCTCGGCACGTCGACGGTGACGATGCCGCTCAGCGAGTTACAGGAACTCACCGGAACCGCGGGCTCGGATCGGGCGACGTTCGTGACCGTCACCACGGCGGACGACGCCGACCGAGGCGCCGTTAGCGACGACATCCAGCGATCGTATCCGGAGTACGACGTCCGGACGAGCGACGAGCAGTTCGAGTCGATGCTGAGCGAGTACCTGCTGGTGCTCGCCAGCGGAGCGACGCTCGTCGTACTGGCGCTCGTTGCCGGGATCGCACTGACGACGAACACCCTCGTTCTCGTGGCTGTCCAGCAGCGCGAGGAGCTCGCAGCCCTGCGGGCGCTCGGTCTCTCGCGCGGACTGATCGCGGGCGTGGTCGGCGGCCAGGGGTTCGCACTCGGTGCGCTCGGCGGGCTCCTTGGCCTCCTCGCGACGCCAGTCTGTGCGTTCGGTCTGAATCAGCTGGCAGTCCGATTCGTCGGATTCGAAACTCTGCTGCGAACGCCGCCGAGTATCTATGCGGCCGGGCTCGCGATCGCGATCGGAATCGGAACCCTCGGTGCCCTGGTCGCCGGCTGGCGGGCGGCGCGGTACGCTCGCGTCGACGCGCTCCACGCCTGACAACGGTCGAGCGCATCCGCGTCCGGACATATCGGCGTGAGGCCCGCTGCTACAGGTCCATCCCGCCGTTGACGTCGATCACTTCTCCCGTCACGTACGAGGAGTCCTCGCTGGCGAGAAACCGAACGACGGCCGCGATGTCCTCGACGTCGGCCAACCGCGCGAGCGGGATGCCGGCGATGATCCGGTCGAGCACCTCGTCCGGGACGCTCTCGAGCATGTCGGTCGCGGTGAAGCCGGGCGCGACGCAGTTGGCCGTCGAGCCGCCCTGGGCGAGCTCGAGGGCGATCGTCCGGGTGAAGCCGAACATGCCGCTTTTCGCGGTGGCGTAGTTGGCCTGGCCGAAGTTGCCCTGTTTGCCGACGACGCTCGAGATGTTGATCAGTCGG containing:
- a CDS encoding ABC transporter permease encodes the protein MADRTSDRNGGAPRGRRLRRWLGLGRLSLGRLVSQLRRLPRQTAVTVSLVALTIALLVVVTGIATGLAADPTADDEADIRVVPEGGGTLSSVVDVESARLGDVHETAAAIERRDDVTYATPVLTEAVRVRTAGSDEPETVLAMGVVPPDEPTEIEGVSTASLEPGDPHYANGTYDGPRTGEIVLTDAAADGIDASAGDDLEVRGSMLEAANRSGEDDRSPTHTVTAVEDVAATDLSGELPLVVLHLSELQSMTGADDADLADQVLVETEAGTSTAAAESAAEDAYPNATIQSGDDGGFASIRGDEFALATSLVALVVAVVICSLFVATSSALTIDRDRQAIAVLAAVGFSVRSRLAIVALTTLSLTLVGAVAGVVLGLAGISLTNYVATATVAPGPIATSRPAFAPYAIGVALIAGILALPYPLYLVARTNVVAELGR
- a CDS encoding DUF4350 domain-containing protein: MSWYEGVLGDGGGVDWPRVLLLALVVTVLVALGTVAATSSSSFGLYNPSWDGTSELRQDAADDPAVESELLRDTAEYTDLPANETVAFVIAPDEPYTGDDAERVREFVAEGGTLVVLENFGTHGNALLSDVGAEARANGQLLRDERHHFRGPTMPVATGVENHTLTTGVDRLTLNYGTAIEPGNATVLVATSDFAYLGPEEDELDDQDELQSYPVATVENVSEGQVVVVGDPSITINAMYDEPDNAPFVRGLYADADHVVFDRSHGADVPPLTGAVLTIRDSPLLQLLVGTIGIGLVAILSRVSVRSGLEAAQTRLPARYRPAESRHSGQGVPRLSDAERAAFLRRRYPDWDEDQIQRMITAFNHPRSEEETDE
- a CDS encoding ABC transporter ATP-binding protein; this translates as MAHDSPAGTDDAARARAIGEELARTTAEPPVTVRCEGVTHRYGDDSSGLRSASSRSVTALRDVSFEARAGEVVGLVGPSGSGKSTVLHVVGGLLEPSEGTVTVLETDLTALSAAERTRLRRDHVGFVFQQFHLLPSLSARENVALPLIERGVGRRERQRRAAALLERVGLGDRTTHKPGELSGGEQQRVAIARALVTDPEIVLADEPTGELDTETGARVLDLLVDVADDRTVLVATHDERAIEVTDRVLRLLDGVVTTDAG
- a CDS encoding ABC transporter permease → MGRRLTKGRAIAGLAVSQVRHERGRTVLVVLAIALAVLAVTLLASLGLGVLQTGEERFDRAGQDVWISGESVELTATGGLENPITDSHRIADDLERRDDVESASPLAFHAIYVGTEPDDLELVTGVGVPGTQDARTDTGDGFSAGDAHYADGSYDGPMSREIVIDPQTAETFDIGVGDEIHVGTSRETAAEREFEVVGISSTYSSFLGTSTVTMPLSELQELTGTAGSDRATFVTVTTADDADRGAVSDDIQRSYPEYDVRTSDEQFESMLSEYLLVLASGATLVVLALVAGIALTTNTLVLVAVQQREELAALRALGLSRGLIAGVVGGQGFALGALGGLLGLLATPVCAFGLNQLAVRFVGFETLLRTPPSIYAAGLAIAIGIGTLGALVAGWRAARYARVDALHA
- a CDS encoding MoxR family ATPase, with amino-acid sequence MTGTTDPADGTSGDPEAIYESLHSEIDRVLIGNDEAVEYLTIALLTRGHLLLEGVPGIAKTTLANLFARTTGLDYNRIQMTPDTLPADITGTHIYRQGAGTFELQRGPVFANLAVADEINRATPKTQSALLEAMEERRVTIEGETLSLPDPFMVVATQNPIETEGVYQLPEAQRDRFQFKLTLELPDRTDERELLDRFDDAPDLGPDDVEQVIDPQALVDARRTVQAVHVAPPVKEYVLDLVAATREHADVSHGASPRATLAFLNGSKARAAINGREYAIPDDIKSMAVAVLRHRLVLSTDADLSDIDSADVVAEIVDTIEPPGAETNEAFDSLAAGDGGNNPFE